The Thiomicrorhabdus lithotrophica DNA segment CGGCACGTCAAAAAGAACTACTTCAAGAGTTCGATGAGAGCCTACAAGGTAAACATCATAAACAGCATAGTCCACAAGCGCATAGCTTTTTTGATTCGGTTAAATCGTTTTTCACAGGTGATGATGAAGACACTAAATCATCTAAAAAAGATAAAGATGAGCCTTGGAATTAAAAGACCTTTAAATAATATATAATTTTGCATCAGCTGTTAAAAATCGCAAAGGATAAAAAATGAGAGTAGCAATTATTGGCGCTTCGGGCCGTATGGGTAAAAACCTGATAGATGCGGTAAACCAAATTCAAGGTTTAACGGTAAGCGCTGCAATTGAACGCCCAGATAGTACTTTGCTTGGTGCTGATGCAGGTGAGTTAGCTGGTGTAGGTAAGTTAGGTGTACAAATAGTGGGTTCATTAGAATCTGTAGTGAATGACTTTGATGTATTAATCGACTTTACAACACCAGAAACGACGGTTCATAACCTTGAAGTTTGTGTTGCTCATAATAAAAAAATTGTCATTGGTACAACTGGTTTTAATGAGGCAGGTTTAGCCGCAATTGATAAGGCTGCAGAAAGTATCGCGATTATTTTTGCGGCTAATTACAGTGTAGGTGTGAATCTTTGCTTAAAGCTTTTAAAGCAAGCGGCAGAAGTACTTGATGAGGGTTATGATATTGAAGTGATTGAAGGCCATCATCGTCACAAAGTGGACGCACCGTCTGGTACCGCTTTACGAATGGGTGAAGTGGTTGCTGAAACATTAGGGCGTGATCTTAAAGAGTGCGCCGTTTACGGGCGTGAAGGTATTACCGGCGCACGTGATCCAAAGACGATTGGTTTTGCTACAGTTAGAGCTGGCGATATTGTAGGTGACCACACTGTATTGTTTGCAACTGAGGGTGAGCGAGTAGAAATTACTCATAAAGCCTCTAGTCGTATGACATTTGCAAATGGAGCGGCTCGTTCTTGTAACTGGTTATCAGGCAAAGAAAAAGGTTTGTATGATATGCAGGATGTTTTAAATTTACGTTAAGCTTTATCTGCTAAATACGTTAAAAGGCGCTCATAATTGAGCGCCTTTTTTGTTTCTGCATTTTTTATAGATAGTTTTAATTATCAGTTAACTCAAGTATTTATCTTAGCTTTGTATGTGTGCAATCTTAAAAGAAAGGCCTAAAAAGACTATATAATATTACTATTGGGTTTTTTATTATCTTTAAATAACTTTTATGGTTTATTTTAAGAGTACACTTAATAAGTTTTAATAAGTTTAATTTTTAATAATTAAAAGAGGATATTTAGCATGGCAAAAGATGCAAAGAAAAAAGACGCTAAGAAACTAGCAAAGAAAGCAGAAGAAAAGTTGGCTAAAAAGTTAGCTAAGAAAAAAGCAGCTAAAAAAGATGCAAAAAAAGCGGATAAAAAGAAGGCTGCTAAAAAGAAAAATATCAAAAAAGCACTAAAGAAAAAAGTAGCTAAAAAGCAAGCTGCTAAGAAAGTAAAAAAGGCTAAGAAGTCAGCCAAGAAAGCAAAGAAGTCTAAAAAGAAATAATCTTTCTGTTTAGATCAGTTGTTTTAAAAAGGCCTGTTCAATAGTTTGAACAGGCCTTTTGTTTTTTTAGGTGTGATACATTGCTTTATTCTTTTTCTTTGTCAGGTACAAACTTTAAAACGTTGCCATTAATACAATAGCGTTTATAGGTTGGGGCTGGCCCGTCATTAAATACGTGACCAAGGTGAATGCCAGAGCTGGCGCTTCTTACTTCAACACGACTCATTCCTAGACTATTATCAGTGTGTTCGGTAATCGCACTCTCTAATGGGCTAAAGAAGCTTGGCCAGCCTGTACCGCTTTTAAACTTGGTATCACTTCTAAACAGCTTTGCTCCGGTAATTGGGTCTACAAAATAACCCGGCCGGGTCTCATCAAGATGAGAGCCTGTAAACGGCGCTTCGGTTCCTTCTTCAAACGCAATTCTGCGCTGTTCTGGTGTTAATAATCTAAAGCCAAGCCACTTCCAAAACCGGGCTTTGTCGCCGTTGTAACCCGTGTATCTTGATACCTCTTTACCGTTTTCAAATAGGACAATCGTTGGCGTTGCAAACAGAGCTTTTTCAAGTTTCCAGCCTTCAGGTTGTTGCGGGTTAAGTGTCGCAACGATTGGCGTTTCAGCTGTCCAAGTATTTAGAACATCTTGTTTGAATTTAACGCAATAAGGGCACTCCTCTGCTTCAAAAACAATCAGCTGTTTTTCTTTGTTAAGTGCGCTAGCTTCAAGTCTAGGATGTTGTTTGGTTTCAGACCCTGGATACGCAACACCTGTTCCACCTAGACCACAGTAACCATTTGGATTTTTTTCTAGATAGTCTTGATGATATTCCTCAGCCGTTATGTAGTTGCTTAATGGTGCGATTTCAGTGGTGATAGCTTGTTTACCAGCCTTAGTCAGTGCTTCTTGAAAAACAGTTTTGGTTTCTTCGGCTATGGCTTTCTCTTCATCTGTTTGATAATAAATGGCACTGCGGTAGTTGGACCCGACATCATTTCCTTGGCGATCACCTTGAGTGGGATTATGGTTTTCCCAGAATTTAATTAAGATCGTTTTTAAGTCGATCATAGAAGGGTTGTATGTCACTTTAATCACTTCTGCATGATTACGTTTCTGAGATAGCCCCATTTTAATAAGCTGTTCTAATCCCAATACCTCTTTGTAGCCAGCGTTAACGTCATCACCGTTTGAATAACCACTTTCAACATCAATCACGCCAGGTACTTCGGATAGTCTTTTTTCGGCACCCCAAAAACATCCCATGCCTAATACAATAGATTTGCTATCTAAGTTGGTGTTAATTACTTCGTTGTTGTTTGTCATTTCAGGCTCCTTGGCGCAACTCTGTAAGCTGAGTGAAAAAGGGATTAAAAAAACAATAACCCATTTGGAGAAATTGAATCTAGTTGCATTTGTTTGCATGGGGATGAAATCCTTGTTTGTAGTATTGTCATTTGCATAAAAATTTATACACTTAATATATAGACAGTATTAACGATAGTTTCTTTCTTAGGATGATTCAGATTCATAGTTTATTCATTGTTTAAGTCGTTTTTGTTTGTAACCGCTTTTCATAGTAGATAATACCTTGATAGAATGATATTAGTAATTGATTTATGCTACTTAAATTTAATTGGGCGCTTGTTGTATGGGAATACCAAAATGATGTTTTTTCAGATTAAAAAATCCCAATTAGCCGTCGGTTTTTGGGTGGTTTTATTCAGCTTACTCACAGGGTGTTCTAGTTCGCCAAATAAGCCAGTACAGTCTTTTAAGATTGCAAAACCTGTTGATTTGTCCAATACAAGCAAGGTAAAAAGTTTGTTGCTGTCTCAATATAATTTATGGAAAGGCACGCCATATGAGTATGGTGGAAATGATTTAAATGGTGTGGATTGCTCGGCTTTTGTTCAAAATACCTACCGTTCAAAGCTTGGACACACATTACCTAGAACCACAAGAACCCAGATTAAAGTGGGGGCTAAGGTGAGAAAGAATGACTTAAAGGTTGGCGATATTGTATTTTTTAAGACGGGAAGAAACTCATTGCATAATGGGATTTACATTGGTAAATCACAGTTTGTTCATGCTTCTAGTAGTAAAGGGGTAACGATTTCGAACCTTGATAATGTTTATTGGAAAAAAACCTATTACACCTCTAAAAGAATTCGTTAATCAAACACAAGTGAATTAATCTTTACCGAATGTTTTGATTCAAAAGGAAGTTACCAGGCCTGGTAACTTCCTTTTTTGTTTTAAGTGTTTAAAGCGGGTTTATCCTAATCTAATGGGTAAGCATTTATTGCCCCAATTACCCGGCTGTTGTTTGAATACGCCTGCAATTGGGGTGTTGCAGTGTGCGCAGCAACTGTCTTGCAGCTGCCAATCCGTGATTTCATAGTACTTGCGTTCAATGACTTTTTTACCACAATTAGGGCAGTAGGTTGCTTGGCCTTCAAAATCGAGTACATTGCCTGTGTAAACGTATTTTAATCCTGCTTTCATCGCAATTTTTCGTGCTTTTTCTATTGTTTCTATCGGTGTTTCAGGATTGTTCATCATGCGATAATCAGGATGGTATTTGGTAAAGTGCAGGGGAACTTCATCACCACAATGTTCCATTATCCATTCAGACATTTCAGCAATCTCTTTTTCGGAATCGTTTTCACCAGGAATAAGTAAAGTCGTTAATTCTAACCAGGTATCGGTTTCATTAGCGACATATTCAATCGTATCTAAAACGGGTTGAAGTTTGGCGCCAGTCAGCTTTTGATAAAAGCGTTCATTAAAGGCTTTTAAATCTATATTAGTCGCATCCATTGCTTCAAAAAAAGTCTCTCTGGGTTTTTCACTAATGTATCCAGCCGTCACCGCAATATTTTTTATTCCTTGTTCTCTGCATGCTTGAGCAGTATCAATTGCATACTCATAGAATATAACAGGATCGTTATAAGTGTAGGCAACAGAGTCACAGTAATGCTTTTTAGCCGCTTCAGCGAGCATTTGGGGAGAAGCTTGATCTAATAATCGGTCCATATTTCTCGCCTTTGACATATCCCAATTTTGGCAAAATTTACAGGCTAGGTTGCAACCCGCTGTACCAAAAGAGAGTACAGATGAGCCGGGTAAAAAATGGTTTAGAGGTTTCTTTTCGATTGGGTCGATACAGAATCCACTAGAACGCCCATAAGAAGTTAACCAGATTTGGTCATCTTTTCGACCTCTAACAAAACAGAAACCTCTTTGATTTTCGTGAAGCTGGCATTCTCGTGGACAAAGGTCGCACTGGATTAAGCCGTTTTCTAATTTATGCCAATGCTCAACAGCTATGATTGAGGCATCGCTTAAATCGACATGTTTCATATGAATTCCCTTGAAAATATTGTGTATACCCTATATATATAGATAAGTTGTTAGTATTCAAGGAGTTTTATGACAATGAGCGTTAGGCCTCCAGCGGTTTCAGGCATGTTCTATCCTAGTGGTAAGCAGGAAATATCTGATTTTTTTGCTGAGTGTGAGAATGTATCTTTAGTAAGACATACTCATAGCGATGCTATCCCACGCGCGTTAATTCTACCGCATGCAGGTTATAACTATTCTGGTTGTGCAGCCTACGAAGGTTATCAATATTGGCAAGCTGCCGGTGAAAAAATAAAAACGGTTGTCGTGATTGGTCCTGCTCATAGAGTAGCATTTGAAGGCATTGCAACTGTGGGTGTTGAGTTTTTAGAAACCCCTCTAGGATTGGCTGAGGTGGATAATGACATAAGAGATCACTTGGTAACT contains these protein-coding regions:
- the dapB gene encoding 4-hydroxy-tetrahydrodipicolinate reductase, which encodes MRVAIIGASGRMGKNLIDAVNQIQGLTVSAAIERPDSTLLGADAGELAGVGKLGVQIVGSLESVVNDFDVLIDFTTPETTVHNLEVCVAHNKKIVIGTTGFNEAGLAAIDKAAESIAIIFAANYSVGVNLCLKLLKQAAEVLDEGYDIEVIEGHHRHKVDAPSGTALRMGEVVAETLGRDLKECAVYGREGITGARDPKTIGFATVRAGDIVGDHTVLFATEGERVEITHKASSRMTFANGAARSCNWLSGKEKGLYDMQDVLNLR
- the msrA gene encoding peptide-methionine (S)-S-oxide reductase MsrA, whose translation is MTNNNEVINTNLDSKSIVLGMGCFWGAEKRLSEVPGVIDVESGYSNGDDVNAGYKEVLGLEQLIKMGLSQKRNHAEVIKVTYNPSMIDLKTILIKFWENHNPTQGDRQGNDVGSNYRSAIYYQTDEEKAIAEETKTVFQEALTKAGKQAITTEIAPLSNYITAEEYHQDYLEKNPNGYCGLGGTGVAYPGSETKQHPRLEASALNKEKQLIVFEAEECPYCVKFKQDVLNTWTAETPIVATLNPQQPEGWKLEKALFATPTIVLFENGKEVSRYTGYNGDKARFWKWLGFRLLTPEQRRIAFEEGTEAPFTGSHLDETRPGYFVDPITGAKLFRSDTKFKSGTGWPSFFSPLESAITEHTDNSLGMSRVEVRSASSGIHLGHVFNDGPAPTYKRYCINGNVLKFVPDKEKE
- a CDS encoding NlpC/P60 family protein, with protein sequence MMFFQIKKSQLAVGFWVVLFSLLTGCSSSPNKPVQSFKIAKPVDLSNTSKVKSLLLSQYNLWKGTPYEYGGNDLNGVDCSAFVQNTYRSKLGHTLPRTTRTQIKVGAKVRKNDLKVGDIVFFKTGRNSLHNGIYIGKSQFVHASSSKGVTISNLDNVYWKKTYYTSKRIR
- the amrS gene encoding AmmeMemoRadiSam system radical SAM enzyme, whose translation is MKHVDLSDASIIAVEHWHKLENGLIQCDLCPRECQLHENQRGFCFVRGRKDDQIWLTSYGRSSGFCIDPIEKKPLNHFLPGSSVLSFGTAGCNLACKFCQNWDMSKARNMDRLLDQASPQMLAEAAKKHYCDSVAYTYNDPVIFYEYAIDTAQACREQGIKNIAVTAGYISEKPRETFFEAMDATNIDLKAFNERFYQKLTGAKLQPVLDTIEYVANETDTWLELTTLLIPGENDSEKEIAEMSEWIMEHCGDEVPLHFTKYHPDYRMMNNPETPIETIEKARKIAMKAGLKYVYTGNVLDFEGQATYCPNCGKKVIERKYYEITDWQLQDSCCAHCNTPIAGVFKQQPGNWGNKCLPIRLG